From the Paenibacillus sp. FSL H8-0548 genome, one window contains:
- the uvsE gene encoding UV DNA damage repair endonuclease UvsE: MIVRLGFVAMSLQLENASPSRTMTYTNFSKLDDREAGIRKLERIAEENLRSTLRILKHCKASGIQMYRFSSKLIPLATHEELVDWNPFEALAPAFQEVGDFVRRNGLRVSFHPDHFCVFSTPRPEVLRKSELDLRNHVLMLEAMGLDEATKCNIHIGGAYGDKAAAAERFVHQFNALSPRLKQRVTLENDDKTFNVRETLEAAEQAGIPMVLDIHHHAVNSGDVDEDELYNGLWPRIVRTWQKEGERLGYSSASQLPPKIHASSPKSISEPRAHAEFVEAEQLVRFLRNAARNTEYLDCMLEAKSKDEALMKLIEDLKLMESSEEGIKVLDGGCVEIAAQH; encoded by the coding sequence ATGATCGTTAGATTAGGCTTTGTGGCGATGAGCCTGCAGCTAGAGAATGCTTCTCCATCGAGAACGATGACTTATACAAACTTCTCCAAGCTGGATGATCGCGAAGCGGGCATTCGAAAGCTGGAGAGAATTGCAGAGGAAAATTTGCGAAGCACACTGCGTATTTTGAAGCATTGCAAGGCAAGCGGCATTCAAATGTACCGATTTTCGTCCAAGCTAATCCCGCTTGCAACGCATGAGGAATTAGTGGATTGGAATCCCTTTGAGGCACTTGCTCCAGCCTTTCAGGAGGTTGGCGACTTTGTGCGAAGGAATGGGCTGCGCGTTTCCTTTCATCCGGATCACTTCTGCGTGTTTAGCACGCCAAGACCTGAGGTGCTGAGAAAGTCTGAGCTGGATTTGCGGAATCATGTGCTGATGCTGGAAGCGATGGGACTTGACGAAGCAACGAAGTGCAATATACATATAGGCGGAGCTTATGGCGACAAGGCAGCAGCTGCGGAACGATTCGTTCATCAGTTTAATGCTCTGTCGCCTCGTCTTAAACAGCGGGTAACGCTTGAAAATGATGATAAAACGTTCAACGTAAGGGAAACGCTTGAGGCAGCAGAGCAAGCGGGTATTCCTATGGTGCTGGATATTCATCATCATGCGGTTAATTCTGGTGATGTGGATGAGGATGAGCTGTACAATGGCTTATGGCCGCGTATTGTGCGAACCTGGCAGAAGGAAGGCGAGAGATTGGGCTATTCAAGCGCAAGCCAGCTTCCTCCTAAAATTCATGCCTCTAGTCCAAAAAGCATATCCGAGCCGCGTGCTCATGCAGAATTTGTAGAGGCCGAGCAGCTCGTACGATTTCTGCGTAATGCCGCCCGCAATACCGAGTATTTGGATTGTATGCTGGAAGCCAAAAGCAAGGATGAGGCCTTGATGAAGCTCATTGAGGATTTAAAGCTGATGGAATCCAGCGAAGAGGGCATTAAAGTGTTGGATGGCGGATGCGTAGAAATCGCTGCTCAGCATTAA
- a CDS encoding sulfite exporter TauE/SafE family protein encodes MEWILLVLLGVVAAMFGSIVGLGGGIIIVPALMLLGPVLIGDDIGHATAVGISLTVLVVTALASTMSYTKRKIVDFRTGGLFFITSGPAAMLGSALTGKLPAGVFQLVFGVFMLLMASLLIARDYMKPFSKQWPIVRTLTDAKGEVHTYSYGIIPVLLIGFGVGLMSGLFGIGGGSLFVPLMVLLFRFPPHMATATSMFVIFLSSILGSGMHVYLGETDWLLVLALVPGAWIGGKLGAAIAVKMSGKGLLWLLRVTLLLLAAQLIIEGLQSF; translated from the coding sequence ATGGAATGGATACTTCTTGTCTTACTTGGCGTTGTAGCTGCGATGTTTGGCAGCATTGTCGGATTAGGCGGCGGCATTATTATCGTCCCAGCTCTTATGCTGCTTGGACCCGTGCTTATCGGTGATGATATCGGACATGCTACAGCTGTTGGCATATCGCTTACTGTCCTCGTCGTAACAGCACTTGCTTCCACGATGAGCTATACCAAACGAAAAATTGTCGATTTTCGTACCGGTGGTTTGTTTTTCATAACGAGTGGACCAGCTGCGATGCTCGGCTCTGCGCTTACAGGCAAGCTGCCCGCTGGTGTTTTTCAGCTTGTATTCGGTGTTTTTATGCTGCTGATGGCATCGCTGCTTATCGCTCGTGACTATATGAAACCGTTTTCGAAGCAATGGCCGATTGTTCGAACGTTAACGGATGCAAAGGGTGAGGTACATACCTACAGCTATGGCATCATACCGGTTTTGTTGATTGGCTTTGGAGTTGGATTAATGTCAGGGCTGTTCGGTATCGGAGGAGGCTCATTATTCGTGCCGTTAATGGTACTGCTGTTTCGCTTTCCGCCTCATATGGCGACGGCAACATCTATGTTTGTCATATTTCTATCATCGATACTGGGCAGCGGGATGCATGTCTATTTGGGAGAAACGGATTGGCTGCTGGTGCTTGCGCTCGTTCCAGGAGCATGGATTGGCGGTAAGCTAGGAGCCGCTATCGCAGTGAAAATGAGCGGAAAAGGGCTATTATGGCTGCTCAGAGTGACACTTCTTTTACTGGCAGCCCAATTAATCATTGAAGGCTTGCAATCATTTTGA
- a CDS encoding inositol monophosphatase family protein has product MDVKDQNNASVVGGKSFTAVAINCASKAGEWIQTRLGNFASLDLKYSSHDLVTEIDKGSERLIKKLIMTHFPNHSFLGEEGVEPGPAASTRALEDIRDAEYLWIVDPIDGTTNFVHGFPYFCVSIALAHNGEVIVGVVYDPMRDELFVAEKGKGAYVHGKRMQVSKDDTLRNSLVATGLPADHHYALPLNLKGIQAIAPQVRNLRIAGSAALHMAYVAAGRLSGFWEIGLSSWDLAAGSLLVQESGGVVSSTLGKPYDLGVRNVVASNVLIQDELIAALAEAEANE; this is encoded by the coding sequence ATGGATGTGAAAGACCAGAACAATGCTTCCGTCGTAGGCGGGAAAAGCTTTACTGCTGTAGCCATTAATTGCGCATCGAAAGCGGGAGAATGGATTCAGACGCGATTGGGGAATTTTGCGAGCCTTGATTTAAAATATTCCTCGCATGACCTTGTGACAGAGATAGACAAGGGTTCCGAGCGCTTAATCAAAAAACTAATTATGACTCATTTTCCAAATCACTCGTTTCTTGGCGAGGAAGGTGTTGAGCCTGGACCTGCGGCCTCTACACGTGCGCTTGAAGATATTAGAGATGCTGAATATTTGTGGATCGTCGATCCCATCGACGGCACGACCAACTTCGTTCACGGGTTTCCTTATTTCTGCGTGTCGATTGCGCTCGCTCACAACGGCGAAGTTATTGTAGGCGTCGTATATGATCCAATGAGAGATGAGCTATTTGTCGCGGAGAAGGGCAAGGGCGCTTACGTTCATGGCAAAAGAATGCAGGTTTCCAAGGATGATACGCTGCGCAACAGCTTAGTGGCAACCGGGCTTCCTGCGGATCATCATTATGCGCTTCCACTCAATTTGAAAGGGATACAGGCTATTGCTCCGCAGGTTCGTAACCTTAGGATTGCAGGATCTGCCGCTCTGCATATGGCATATGTCGCAGCAGGCCGTCTAAGCGGCTTCTGGGAGATCGGCCTGAGCAGCTGGGATCTTGCCGCAGGCTCTTTGCTCGTGCAGGAGTCAGGCGGGGTGGTAAGCAGTACGCTTGGCAAGCCGTATGATCTAGGCGTTCGCAATGTTGTAGCATCAAACGTACTTATTCAAGATGAGCTTATCGCCGCGCTTGCTGAAGCGGAAGCAAACGAATAA
- a CDS encoding PQQ-dependent sugar dehydrogenase: protein MKAGKRLAVILMTTLCVTILAACESNKASETPTSTNEAANKPQETPIDEENKVSEEPGSTDAAYTVLAEKLRIPWVIAFDHDIVYISEREGNIVKVDDDRMTRQAVQLQKGVHELGEGGFLGFVLAPDFEQTKLAYAYHTYEEKGKILNRVVLIKQDGELWNEVRPLLEGIPGAANHDGGRMAIGPDQMLYVTTGDAQQRELAQDKDSLAGKILRMKLDGKVPEDNPFPDSYVYSYGHRNPQGLVWNHEGVMFNTEHGPSGTPGGHDEINIIEAGGNYGWPAIYGGAAQAGMITPIYHSGEQAIAPSGATVDKSNRMLIATLMGGAIYRYDPETKDMSILFEGEGRLRDVSIKDGRIYVITNNTDGRGSPSQDDDRLLLLKVSE from the coding sequence ATGAAAGCAGGAAAGCGATTAGCCGTTATTTTGATGACAACGCTATGTGTTACGATACTGGCTGCATGCGAATCGAATAAGGCTTCTGAAACACCGACATCTACGAATGAGGCAGCAAATAAGCCGCAGGAAACGCCAATCGACGAGGAAAACAAGGTGTCAGAGGAGCCGGGTTCTACGGATGCTGCATATACCGTACTTGCAGAGAAGCTTCGTATTCCATGGGTCATTGCATTTGATCACGACATTGTCTATATTAGCGAGCGCGAAGGAAATATTGTGAAGGTTGACGACGATCGCATGACGCGCCAAGCGGTTCAGCTGCAAAAAGGCGTGCATGAGCTTGGTGAAGGCGGGTTTTTAGGCTTTGTGCTGGCACCGGATTTTGAACAGACCAAGTTGGCCTATGCTTACCATACCTATGAAGAGAAGGGGAAGATTTTGAACCGAGTCGTCCTCATTAAGCAGGATGGCGAGCTGTGGAATGAGGTGCGTCCGCTGCTTGAGGGAATACCTGGAGCTGCTAATCATGATGGCGGGCGGATGGCGATTGGACCGGATCAAATGCTCTACGTGACAACGGGAGATGCTCAGCAGCGTGAGCTCGCACAGGATAAGGATAGTCTTGCGGGCAAAATTTTGAGAATGAAGCTTGACGGCAAGGTGCCTGAAGACAACCCATTCCCAGACTCCTATGTTTACTCTTATGGGCACCGCAATCCGCAGGGACTTGTATGGAATCATGAAGGCGTCATGTTTAATACGGAGCATGGCCCATCGGGAACGCCAGGCGGACATGATGAAATTAACATCATTGAAGCAGGCGGCAATTACGGCTGGCCGGCGATTTATGGAGGAGCTGCGCAAGCGGGGATGATCACACCAATCTATCACTCCGGTGAACAAGCCATAGCTCCATCAGGAGCGACCGTCGATAAGAGCAATCGGATGCTAATTGCGACTTTGATGGGTGGAGCAATCTATCGATATGACCCGGAAACTAAGGATATGTCCATCCTATTCGAAGGAGAGGGCAGACTTCGCGATGTGTCCATCAAAGATGGGCGCATCTACGTGATTACGAATAATACGGATGGGCGAGGCAGTCCGTCACAGGATGATGATCGTCTGCTGCTATTAAAGGTATCGGAGTAG